Within the Oryzias melastigma strain HK-1 linkage group LG8, ASM292280v2, whole genome shotgun sequence genome, the region aaataaaacacaggaacACATTGATTGGTTTAAACTTTAAGAAACTAACatgtggttttatgttttttgtttttttttgctaaagttaTCAGAACTTAAAGTGCACACAGGTGCTTCCTGCAAACTGGAAGCCAAAAAACTTCTGAAGCAAATTAACTTTGACTAAATCCGTCATTTCAAAGGATTTAGTTGCAGACAAGCTGACAAAACCAGTCCCAACTCTTTGAACGTTTCCAAATTTCATAACCAGTTCTGTAAGTCTTCAAGCTCCTGTACAACATGTGAAACTGGCGACAAACACCTCTGTTAGTCCTTTGAACCTtaaggcaatttttttttatttttctaaagatctCTAGTTTCACTTCAATTACAAGAATCGCTGAATTCTGACAGATTTACTTCTGaagtgactttattttatttgtgtttttctttttttttcttttatggtcCATGTTCACagagttaaaggaaaaagaatatccacaaaaacaaatttaaactaTTTCTCAACTGGTAGCCTCTTGTTTTGTGCTTtggcgccctctggtggtcacATTTAGTTTGACATATCCTGAAAAGGTTATTTTCTATTTGAGAAAAACAACGAATTTAACACTAACGGTGGAGAAAAACATCACGCACTTCagtgttttagattttcttctgtttcctgtctTTGAAGCAATTACTTTTAGTCTCTGGAATAGTATGAACTGAGTCACTTTACGGTGAAaagagtgatttttttcttctttgtttctgtAGCTCAATGTCTGATTGTGAGTTTCCTGAAAGGGTTATGTGCTGGAATTAGAAATGCTTTGTCTCTTCATTTGTGTACTTCAAACCAAAAGCATTGTATTTCATACTTTGTAGACAATATACAagtattatatttatataattttttatacATGAGTAGTTGTTTTGTACATACAGAAATCAGTTTGGGATGCATTTGTGCATCACcaacttttctttaaaggttGTTAAAAaacgaggaaaaacaaaaaaaaaagtgcaattatGAATTTTAtaagagaaataaatgtttatatcaTTCAAACTAAATCAGATTTTTGGTGTATTTACAGTCACAGATTGATTTAAATAGTCGTCTGTCCAGTTTGAACATACAGGTAAACATATATTTGCACTGAGGCTCATGTTTCCACACTCAACTTATTCAAAAtgataaacatttcttttattctctAAAATAAACCTGCATAATTATGGAGGATGTTTGTTcaaaagtaagaataaaaaagggaaaatcatctatttttttaaatttcatagaaaaaaactgatggaaatcaAATGTCTGGAACGAACTAAATTTACAAATAAGTCAGTCATCAGATTAAAGGAAGCGCTCACCGACCTCTACAAGCTGTTGCACTTGGCGGCCTGGCAGGAAGCGCGGAAAACATTAATACTAACTCCTCCAGAAGGAGAATTCTGCACACGGGAGTGCGGCAAAAGATGTTAACTGCTCTCTGTCAGCGCTGTTTAACATCTGGAGCAAGTACAGAGAAAACCCAGCGTTTGTGGAGGATGAGCAAAAGCACAAAGGCGGAAAGACATCCAGAGGTCACGGAGGATGGAGCAGTCCAGGACAGATGGCGGACGAGTAAAAGTGCTGTTAACTTAATCTGTGTTTCGGAAACAGGCGATGATAGATCTCTTGCTATAAAAGAAAGTCTATTTGAAGAAGCTCTTTTAATCCAGAAGGGTCTGTTCATTCTAAGAGCCAAAGGAGATGCATTTCAGTCCACCATTTTACCCCAAAGCTCCTTTTACTTCAATAATTTCCTTAAATATATGTTGAGCTACATAGTACAATGTCCTCTTTTCacatttctttggtttatttgttttttccatcagTTGAACGAACGTCTAAAGTCATTCGTGGCTCTTTCGCTTCATTTCCATAAAGTCTACACCTCCGTTCAGAGCTTTTTCAGGGTCGAGATGGACGTCCGACACTTTGGACATTTGTGTGTGATGGACTTGAACTTGTCGGAGCAGAAAGGAATGAGGCAACAACCGGCCACACAGCTGTGAAGGACAGAAATAGAAAGAACTGAGGGTCACACTGGGagcagcagcacaaacacaaatggAGCTCATTGTGCAAATAGGCAAATGTTTTATCAGTCGTACCAAAGCATAGCTGACATCACGCACACCAGCCAGGTCACGCTACTGACGGAGGTAACGGTCTCAGTCACTACAAACTGCTGACACTCGGGGCACTGAGTCCTGCTGGGTTCAGGTGGAAGTTTACTCATGTCCAGGATCACAGAAGGAGCTGTGAAGGTTATACATTAAAGAAATGTGAGCTTTGCATCTCAAATGTGTTAAATGTGTAAGTGCAAACTACGACAGCATCAGAAAACCtgatattcatgtttttgtttctggcAGGAATCCATAAGGGCATTGTTAAAATTGTGCAAGTGCAAGCTGCGTTGGATAGTCCCCAACTTCAAACCCGCCCCCCTCTTCTCTTTCTGTAAGCTATATGTtacaaattgatttaaaaaacacttttttaaaatggcggctctttttttggttttatctccatagcaaccattttatgttttgttcactTGCGAATACTGAACAAATCGGTATTAGTTTCAGACGAATCggaaaaactaaagttttggatttccttagcaactgaggttaTTTgataaccacgcccacattcctaatatgttcatatcctatgttatattattttgttCAACTCTAGCCAGGACTCAAATTATTACATTGTCACAattttccattgaaaaatgtgtaagtGACAGGAGAATTCCActtttgcgagctcgccacgtgcacgccattcaaaatctacatcctctaattccaacatttttttccccaattgcTTCCTAATTATGTCCGAGAAGTTAGGAGACAATTGAGGAAAATACCTAGGAGGACCTGTTATATTTTGTaccaaaaagtatttttttcagaaaattcaaGATGCCGGCCTCTTTCCAAGGTTAAAGGTCAACAAACTCCAGGGATTGTTAGAGATTTTAGCTAACGACATGTGTTTGAAGTTTCATAAGAACTGCTCAAACAAAAGGTTTATTTACCCATACATTTAAATCACCAAATCTCAGATTTTGCGAGAAAATGGCTGCTAAGCTGTAGGTCATGTGgtcatcccataataattccaaaacttcctttggatatccctgaCACATAAATATTGGTTTCGTTTTTCCGAATTCCATTTTTCAGTCACGTTTCTTTTGTTTACCACGcccacaattttaaaattgtcatatCGCATGTTATATTGCTGCGTTCAACTTGAGCCAGATTCAGTTTTACCCTTTTTACCGCATTccgataaaaaatgtgtaagcTAGCTATGATCGCAACCGTTGCGAACTTgcacgccgttcaaaatctacaattactaattccaacattttttccacagtAACTTTCCAATGATGGCCAAGAAGTTACAAGAAGATCCATGAAaattccaaggattttttttcgtTTGTAGCCGgtactaaatgtgtttttttcttaaaatttcaagatggctgccttTTCTCGAGGTCGATGGTCAACGAAGCTTCCATGCTCATTTCAGACTCATttgaaattttgtgaagattgcATTAATAAAAGTTTCCTATTACTATAATGTGTGAAACTGAAAATCGCCAAattttgcaacaaaatggcCGCCGAGCCGTAAGCCGTGTGCCCATCCcaaaatagtttcaaaacttcctttggatgtCTCTGAtatgtgttttggttttattagtggattttaaaatatgttattgactctattcaatttttttaatggtttcacATCTTCTTAGGTACTAGGTGCAGATATTGGTGAGTTTTGACACAtttgacactttatttttccatatgCAAAAACGAGCTAGTCCTTGCAGTCGGTGACCTCCTTAATAAAAATGTGGGTCACCTGGGTACGGAGGCGGAGCCTCAACAaagacaacttttttctcagcaGCATTCCTCTTTTCCTCCTGTCTTGTGGGGTCGGCTGCCATCTCTGGAGAAAAGGAAAGTAAGTCTTTGTAAGACTCGAACAGAAAGGATTAAGAATCCGCAGAGGTAAACCGCTCACCATTGTGGTCGTCTCCGTCTTTGACAGCTGAGGTCCTCTCAAACGATTCCATCTGCTTCTCTCTGAGATGTTTCAGTTCATTGCCCATAATGTTCATCTGTGTTTCTTGGCCGTATACTTCTTCTGTTAGTACAAAAGCAGAGGAAAATAAGTTTTTCCAAGACTCAAACGTAAAACGAATCCACGTTCGATACTCACCATTCTGGTCATTTCTGTTTCTGACAGGTGAGTTGTTCTCATACGTTTGTTGCTGCTCAACCTGCCTCCCTCTGAGATGTCTTAGTTCATTCCCAATAATGTTCATCTGTTTCTGTCTGGTGTATGCTTCTTCTGTGAGTACAAAATCAGAGAAAGTCTTTGAAAGTCTGGAAACTGTGGGATTAAGAATCCACCTTGCTGCTCACCTTTCTGGTCATCTCTGCCTGTGACAGCTGAAATGCCCTTCAACCGTTTCTGCAACTCAGCCTGCCTCTCTCTGAGCTGTCGCAGTTCATCGTCAATAATcttgatttgtttctttttggcGTATGCTTCTTCTGTGAGTATAAAAAGCAGAGGAGGTCATACAtgtataataaaacacacattacaTTAAGAGATGCTTTACATTTCTTTGAAGCTACCTGTTTGGCCAAAGTTTGTGCGGTTCCTTATCTCCAGAAAAATCTGCataatcttcttcttttcctgaaGTTGTtgaatctttaaagaaatgtccTTCAACTCCATGGAAATTTTGGTGGCCTCGCCATTGGGTGAATTCATGGTGACACCTAAACAGAGAGaaggagcagagaaaagtagATAGTGATAGTTCCCTTTCGGGGGCGTAGGGTTACAGCCACATATGGGCGAAGGGATGGTACACCCTGAACACATTAACACCTCACTACTGGGCCACATACAGACTCACATTCCCACGTAGAtgcaatttagagacaccaacCAACCTATGACGCAGGATTTTGGAGATTCTACaagttattcattttaaaaagatgagcCTGTGATGTTCACTATAGAGACGAATTTTGTCTCTTACAGACCTTTTACTTCTCCTTTTAAGAAGTGCTTAAATCCTTCACTGCATCAGTGTTgtctgtttgaactggttatctgtataaaagacacctgtccacaccctCAAGCAGCCAGATTGAAGCTTCTCCACtaaagaccaaagagctgtcgaaggacaccagggacaagattCTGTACCTGAACAAGACTGTAATGAAGCAATCTACAACAAGCAAGCAGCTTGGTgagaagaaatcaactgtttgagaaattattagaaaatggaagaaatacaGGATCATGGACAATCTCTCTCCACCTGGGGCTCCATGAAAGATCACATCTGGTGGCGTACAAATTATATTGAGAACACCCTAGAATTCCACGGAGGAACTGGTCAATGACCGGAAGAGAGATGGAACCACAGTCACAAAGTTTCAATCGTCCATGATGACTGAACCTTTGTTACTGTGGTCGTTATGGTGATCCGCAGTAAACCTTCGTAATCCATGACGGTGCAGTAACAGACTCCACTGTCATGGATTCAAATCCTGCAGTTTACCAAAAGGTCCTCCTGAAACCAGCATGTATCCAGACCTATCTACAGTTCTCCAGAAACCATCTGGATTATCCTGAGCTGGATTGGGAGAATCTCACTTGCCGTAATTGGAGGGGGAAGAATGCTGAGTTACATCTCAAGAACACCATACCGACtgtgaagcatggaggtggaaacaaCATGGTTTGGGGCCGTTTTCCTACAAATGGGACAGAACAACTCGTCTGTACAGAAAGAACTAATGATGTGTGGTTAGATTCTGGGCAAAAACCTCCTCCCATCTGTGAGATCACTAATTGTCTAGCTAGATTTCCCACCTTTGACAATGACCCTAAACACATCATCCAACTAACGAAGGAGTGGCTACATTAAAATCACTTCAAGGTTCTAgagtggcctagccagtctTCAGACCCCAATCCATCAAAGAATCTTTGTAGGGAGTTGAAATTCTGTGTTCCAGGAACAATCCCAAAAtgtcacagctcttgagaagatctgcatgggagaatggaccaaaatagcagctacagTGTGTGAAAACCTGGTAAAGGAAATCTTTGATATTCATCATTGACAACAaaagtaacttttgttttgaccAAATACTGATTTTCTTCACCATTTACAAGcgaattcttaaaaaaaaaaaaagaaaaaaaaaatcgcaggATTTCCTGAAATCTTTTACCTTactttctcattttgtttccaacagttaaaaaaatctaatctttaagtgggagaacttgaaGAATCTGTGGCTGAATCACATGACTTAACTTGTTGTTAATAGAtcttaaaagtttttcaattCGTCATAACACTAAATCTGTATACAGGTTTGTTTGTTGATTTCTAATGTTAATCAAAGAAGTTGTTTACTTTCATTTCtgtgaaaagcagaaaaaaacagcagaattctAGTAAATTTATAGTCCAAAGTTTTACTGATAAATTACAACAATCAAATTaggaaattagttttttttttcttttcttaaaagaaactttaaataatttgacaAGATAGTTGGGAAAACAATTAGAAACTGTTTGTTTAAACTTAGAATTATCTTAAATTAAACagataattaatttaaaagtcCAAAGTAcccaaaataatgaataaacatTGAAAGTAAATTAGATGCTACATGGTTATTGTTACTTAAATCTCAACACTAAAGtacttttaaagaaatcaaTAGCTATATGAGGCCCAGAAAATATGTTATGGAACAAATTGGAAAACTAACtctattttgttttggttgag harbors:
- the LOC112146268 gene encoding uncharacterized protein LOC112146268 translates to MWPSSEVLMCSGCTIPSPICGCNPTPPKGNYHYLLFSAPSLCLGVTMNSPNGEATKISMELKDISLKIQQLQEKKKIMQIFLEIRNRTNFGQTEEAYAKKKQIKIIDDELRQLRERQAELQKRLKGISAVTGRDDQKEEAYTRQKQMNIIGNELRHLRGRQVEQQQTYENNSPVRNRNDQNEEVYGQETQMNIMGNELKHLREKQMESFERTSAVKDGDDHNEMAADPTRQEEKRNAAEKKVVFVEAPPPYPAPSVILDMSKLPPEPSRTQCPECQQFVVTETVTSVSSVTWLVCVMSAMLCCVAGCCLIPFCSDKFKSITHKCPKCRTSISTLKKL